The following nucleotide sequence is from Tardiphaga sp. 709.
CACCAGCCGGTCGAAGCCGAGTGCTACGCCAGATGCTGCCGGCATTGCCGCCACGGCTTCAAGAAACTCCTCATCGAGCGGATAGCGCTCGCCATAGCGACGCTCCTTTTCATCCATCGCTTCCGTGAAGCGGCGGCGCTGTTCGTCAGCATCGGTCAGCTCGCCGAAGCCATTGGCGAGTTCGACGCCGCAGGCATAGACCTCAAAGCGTTCGGCGATGCGTGGATCACCCGCTTTTGTGCGCGCCAATGCCGCCTCCGGTGACGGATATTCGAACAATACCGTCATTCGCCCCTGCCCGAGATGCGGCTCGACATGCTCGACCAAAATCTTGCTGAAAATATCCGACCAGGTATCGTCGTCGCTGATCCGCACCTTGCCAGTTGCCGCAGCCGCCAGCTTAGCGCGATCACCCTCGGCACCATCAATGCTTGCGAGCAGATCGATATCCGCAAAACGCGTGAACGCCGCTGCCACGGTCAGCATCTCCGGCTCCGCAAATGGATCGGCAACCTGACCGCGAAACGTGAACTGCTTGGTGCCTGTCGCCTG
It contains:
- the epmA gene encoding EF-P lysine aminoacylase EpmA, with the translated sequence MTGTNRPSPWWSPARHQDRRGFLLARGAITKSIRAWFEAQGFLEVETGVLQVSPGNETHLHAPKTTLIDRDGERLLRYLRTSPEFACKKLLAAGEARIFEFARVFRDRERGDKHLPEFTMLEWYRAEESYEAVIADCVAIIACAAQATGTKQFTFRGQVADPFAEPEMLTVAAAFTRFADIDLLASIDGAEGDRAKLAAAATGKVRISDDDTWSDIFSKILVEHVEPHLGQGRMTVLFEYPSPEAALARTKAGDPRIAERFEVYACGVELANGFGELTDADEQRRRFTEAMDEKERRYGERYPLDEEFLEAVAAMPAASGVALGFDRLVMLASRATRIDLVVWTPPAGAS